CGCGATCGATGGCCGGGTTATTCATACGTTCCATACCGAGGGCGCGGGAGGCGGTCACGCACCTGATATTATTAAGATTTCCATGTATCCGAATATCCTCCCTGCTTCAACAAATCCAACAAAGCCCTATACCGTAAATACCGCTGAGGAACACCTGGATATGTTAATGGTTTGCCATCACCTGGATAAGAACGTTAAAGAAGACGTTGCCTTTGCTGATTCCAGGATACGTCCGCAAACCATCGCAGCAGAAGATATTTTGCAGGATATGGGTGTCTTTAGCATCATGAGTTCCGATAGCCAAGCCATGGGCCGTGTGGGAGAGGTCATCTCCAGGACTTGGCAAACGGCACATAAAATGAAGGTGCAAAGAGGAGCCTTGGATGAAGATAAAAAAGGAGATAATGACAATTTCCGGGTAAAACGTTATGTCTCTAAATTTACCATAAATCCGGCTAAAGCGCATGGAATTGACGAATATGTAGGATCGATAGAGCCGGGCAAGTATGCCGACCTCGTCTTATGGAAACCTGAACTGTTTGGCGCTAAACCTGAGCTCATTATCAAAAGTGGAATGATCCTCGGATCGAAAATGGGTGATGCCAATGCGTCTATCCCTACACCACAACCCATCATCTATCGCCCGATGTTTGGGTACTATGGCAAAGCATTGACGAAGATCTGCCTGAATTTTGTTTCGGCGGTTTCTTTGGAAAACGGCAATATCAAAAATCTAGGCCTTGCCCGCACGTCCTTGCCTGTTAAAGGATGTAGAAATGTGTTTAAAAAAGATATGGTGCATAATAATGCTACGCCAAATATAGAGGTTGACCCAGAGACTTATGAAGTTAAAGTGGATGGTGTTCTGGCTACGTGTGAACCGCTCAAGGAGCTTCCGATGGCCCAGCGATATTTCTTGTTTTAAAAATGAAAGGCTTGATGTAAATGATCCGTGTAGGCAAGGCGTTAGGTAATATCCGTGATAATGCAAGGCTCAGCATTTACGATGAGTTGGTTTTGGAGTGGTTTGAAACCGACAAAAACATCCTCCGAAAGCGAACGCGTGAGGGGAGAGAAATCGCCGTACGCAAACAGGTAGCTGCACCGCTTTATGATGGCGATATATTACATATAGAAGCGGACCTTGCTTTAGTGGTTAAGATACGTGCCTGTGCCTGTGTGGTCGTACGTCCACAAACGTTGAGGGAAATGGCTACCATATGTTTTGAAATAGGCAATAAACATATCCCGGTTTACATTAACGATGCACAAGAGGTCATAACTGCATATGAGAGACCGCTTTTTGCTTTATTGGCAAGAGGCGGTTTTCACCCTACAGAAGAACACCGGATTATACATCGTACCAGCACCCTTGCCTTGCACCGCTGGCCTACGGTTAATCGTAACATATTAATTAAGCAAAGGAATAGATGAATCCACTACTCACATTATTGCAAATCATTGACTCAGCGTTCCCCATAGGAAGTTTCACCCATTCCTATGGCTTGGAGACCTATATCAGTAAAGGCATCGTTAAAGACACACGTAGTGCACAGGAATACGCCACTACATTGTTGGCGCATAGCATATATTATAATGATGCTGCTTTTTTTCAACAAACCTGGCAACTGTGTGATAAGCGTGCGGGTATACGGAAAGTCAGCGAGCTGGACAGCGTGGTCACGGCGCTGAAGGGGCCGTTGGAAATAAGGCAGGCAAGCCGAAAATTAGCCTTGCGTTTCCTTAAACTGACCGAAAAGCTGAAACCGGTAAAGCGTTGTCAGACCTATCTGGAGCAGATGTTGAGCAAAAAAGTGCATGGACATTATCCCATGGCCTTCGCCATGTATGCCCACGCGCAAAAGATATCCTTCGAGGATGCCCTATCGGCCTTTTATTATAATACGCTAAATGGGGTAGTTACCAACTGCGCCAAACTGGTACCTATCAGCCAGACAGACGCGCAGGAGATCTTATTTAAGTTGCAACCCCTGATAAAGAAGCTGGTGGATACGCAAGCCGCGGTTTCTCCTGACATGATTGGTATCTGTTGCATAGCACAGGATATCAGGAGTATGCAGCACGAAAAGCTTTATACAAGATTATATATTTCATAATAACATATGGCACAAACAGCGAGAAATTATATCAAAGTAGGTATAGCCGGCCCTGTAGGATCAGGGAAGACGGCACTTATAGAAAGGCTCACCCGAGCGATGTCTGATCAGTATAACATATGTGTGGTTACCAATGATATCTATACCAGAGAAGATGCTGAATTTTTAATGAAAAACTCAGCGCTTCCCGCAGAACGCATTGCGGGGGTGGAAACAGGCGGATGCCCACATACCGCGATACGCGAAGATGCATCAATGAATATTGAAGCGGTAGAAGAACTGGCGGAGCGTTTCCCGGAGACCGAAATCATCTTTGTGGAGAGTGGCGGCGATAACTTATCGGCAACCTTTAGCCCGGATCTCGCAGATGTTACCATCTTCGTCATAGACGTAGCTGAGGGCGATAAAATTCCCCGTAAGGGCGGTCCAGGGATTACCCGTTCGGATTTACTCATCATTAACAAAATAGATCTTGCACCTTATGTCAATGCGGATCTTGGCATAATGGAGCGCGATGCCAAAAAAATGCGTGGCGAAAGACCTTTCATCTTTACTAATCTGATGAAGCTGGAAGGACTTGATAAAGTAATCGCTTGGATTAAAGAATACGCTTTATTGGAACAAGAATAAGCAACAGCACATGGATAGTATTATCAGCATTAACGTAGCACAGGAAAGTAATAGAAGCGTACTGAAAGACAGTTTTCACAATGCACCGTACAAATTGGTGCATTATGGTGCACGGAATAGCTACGACCATCTGGAACTTATCATCATGAGCGCTTCCCCTGGCGTAATGGATGGTGACACCCTCACTATTCATGTCAACTTACAAGCGAATACCCAGCTCAAGCTGTACACACAGGCGTTCAATAAACTGCATCCAATGATTGAGGGGGCGCAGCAGCATATGGACGTTATCGTGGAAGAAGAGGGGCTTTTTCAATATATTCCGCATCCTACCACACCGTTCAAAGGGTCAATCTACAAGACGATAACCAATATTCATCTGCAAAAGCATGCAACACTGATCTGGGGCGACATCATCTGCGGTGGCCGGATACATATGAACGAATCCTTCGCCTTTAGTCGCCTGCACAGTTTAACCAAGGTATTCTTTGCAGACGGACTGCGTTATTTCGACAATCAATACCTCGCACCCAAAGAGCAACCGATTAAAAAAATGCTTTTCTTAGAGGGCTACACCCATCAGGGGACACTTTTATACGCTTCTCCATATGCCGATGAATTGAAATTGGAATTAGATGAGATTTTAAAGGCCGAATATGAGGAAATCACTTATGGGTTTACCTCTTGCGCTGATGATATGGTCATGATAAGAATACTTGGGAATGATGGAGAGCTATTGTATAACTTCATGACCATGCTGGGGCAGTTATGCTGGGATTTTACTCAACATAAAATCACAGAAAAATCAGAGAAACCCCAGGAACCTATATCCATACCCGCTGGCCAAATAAAAAAATCGCCGGCACAAAAGAAGACGATAAAAAAAACAAGGCATAAAGAAAATAAAGCAGCCGCTTTAAAAATAGATGCTTATGCATGAAATCACCATTGTTAGAGATATTTTCAAGGTATTGGAAGAAGAATATCCAAATAACTATCGGGATATTATCAAAGTAGAAATCCACGCGGGTTTGCTCAGCAATGTGCAACCCATATTGATACAAAATGCCTTTGAAGCCTTCATTGAGGATGAACCGCAGTATGCGGATACCGAGCTGGAGGTTAAACTCTTGCCCATTATAGCCCATTGCGCCAACTGTGCCAGAGACTTCGAGGTACACCTTCATCGATTTGTTTGCCCTTGTGGGAAACCTTCGGATAAAATTGTACAAGGGGAAGAACTGCAGATCAGTCAGGTAATATTTGCAAATAAAACATAAACGATATGATAATGAATATGGAAACGAATCCAAAGAGCAACAGGGCACCTGTAGGGTCTGTCCAATGCGATAACACCACATTAAACTTGCTTAAAGCTAACGACTTTGTCGCTAAAGCAATACGGGATAAATTGCCGGATATCACGATTGTGAATATTTGCTCTTCGCCAGGCAGCGGCAAAACAACGCTCTTGCAGGAAACCGGCAAACGTATAGGAAAAGAGCTGAAGATAGCCGTGCTCGTTGGTGATCCGGAAACGGAGCGTGATGCGGTAAGGTTAAAGAGCGTAGGTATCGATGCCTTACAGATCGTAACTGGCGGCATGTGCCATATTGAAGCGCAAATGATCTTACAGGCAATCGACCATATTGATTTGTCGGATGTCGACTTACTTATCATTGAAAATGTAGGAAACCTGGTATGCCCTGCCGCATTCGACCTCGGTGAAGATTATCGCGTCACCTTGTTGGCCGCCACCGAGGGTGACGATAAGCCTAAGAAATACCCGCGCATGTTTCTCACCAGCGAGTTAATGGTGGTATCCAAAGCAGATCTTTTACCTTATGTTCCTTTTTCCGTGGAAGCGGCAACGATAGATGCACGTGAAGTAAATGCCAAATTGGACGTTATATCACTGAGCAGCATCACCGGTGAAGGAATCGACCAATGGTGCGATTGGTTAAAAAGCAAAGTCAATCAAAAGAAAAATAATAAAATAGCGTCCAATACATAAAATGGTATACGATGCCTACACCCGAAATAAAAGTAGAAGTTATCTGTGATGCTTCGTTAAACAATGAAAAGGATATCGACTATCTGGATATAGAATGGTTTGAAGTTAATCGTAAAACGATAAAACGACAAAGTACCGGTGGACTAAATTTTTTCATTCAAAAAAGGGAAAAAAAGCCCCTATTCGATGGTGATATCTTATGGGCCGATGACAATACAGCAGTGCTGATACGTATAAAACCCTGTGATTGCATTGTATTAACCACAGCTGATTTAACAACCGTAGGACTTTTTTGTTCAGCTGTGGGCAATCAGCATTTACCCCTATTTTTGGCCGGGCAACAGACGCTCTGCTTAGCTTATGATGGCCGGCTCTATCAGGCGCTTCTGCATCAATATGGTTCGGCCGTCTCTATTGAAAGCAGACAGTTATTACCG
This Olivibacter sp. SDN3 DNA region includes the following protein-coding sequences:
- the ureG gene encoding urease accessory protein UreG, coding for MAQTARNYIKVGIAGPVGSGKTALIERLTRAMSDQYNICVVTNDIYTREDAEFLMKNSALPAERIAGVETGGCPHTAIREDASMNIEAVEELAERFPETEIIFVESGGDNLSATFSPDLADVTIFVIDVAEGDKIPRKGGPGITRSDLLIINKIDLAPYVNADLGIMERDAKKMRGERPFIFTNLMKLEGLDKVIAWIKEYALLEQE
- a CDS encoding urease accessory protein UreE, which translates into the protein MPTPEIKVEVICDASLNNEKDIDYLDIEWFEVNRKTIKRQSTGGLNFFIQKREKKPLFDGDILWADDNTAVLIRIKPCDCIVLTTADLTTVGLFCSAVGNQHLPLFLAGQQTLCLAYDGRLYQALLHQYGSAVSIESRQLLPQDMLQPYHK
- a CDS encoding hydrogenase maturation nickel metallochaperone HypA, with product MHEITIVRDIFKVLEEEYPNNYRDIIKVEIHAGLLSNVQPILIQNAFEAFIEDEPQYADTELEVKLLPIIAHCANCARDFEVHLHRFVCPCGKPSDKIVQGEELQISQVIFANKT
- a CDS encoding urease accessory protein UreE, with amino-acid sequence MIRVGKALGNIRDNARLSIYDELVLEWFETDKNILRKRTREGREIAVRKQVAAPLYDGDILHIEADLALVVKIRACACVVVRPQTLREMATICFEIGNKHIPVYINDAQEVITAYERPLFALLARGGFHPTEEHRIIHRTSTLALHRWPTVNRNILIKQRNR
- a CDS encoding urease accessory protein UreD; protein product: MDSIISINVAQESNRSVLKDSFHNAPYKLVHYGARNSYDHLELIIMSASPGVMDGDTLTIHVNLQANTQLKLYTQAFNKLHPMIEGAQQHMDVIVEEEGLFQYIPHPTTPFKGSIYKTITNIHLQKHATLIWGDIICGGRIHMNESFAFSRLHSLTKVFFADGLRYFDNQYLAPKEQPIKKMLFLEGYTHQGTLLYASPYADELKLELDEILKAEYEEITYGFTSCADDMVMIRILGNDGELLYNFMTMLGQLCWDFTQHKITEKSEKPQEPISIPAGQIKKSPAQKKTIKKTRHKENKAAALKIDAYA
- a CDS encoding urease accessory protein UreF; this translates as MNPLLTLLQIIDSAFPIGSFTHSYGLETYISKGIVKDTRSAQEYATTLLAHSIYYNDAAFFQQTWQLCDKRAGIRKVSELDSVVTALKGPLEIRQASRKLALRFLKLTEKLKPVKRCQTYLEQMLSKKVHGHYPMAFAMYAHAQKISFEDALSAFYYNTLNGVVTNCAKLVPISQTDAQEILFKLQPLIKKLVDTQAAVSPDMIGICCIAQDIRSMQHEKLYTRLYIS
- the hypB gene encoding hydrogenase nickel incorporation protein HypB, with amino-acid sequence MIMNMETNPKSNRAPVGSVQCDNTTLNLLKANDFVAKAIRDKLPDITIVNICSSPGSGKTTLLQETGKRIGKELKIAVLVGDPETERDAVRLKSVGIDALQIVTGGMCHIEAQMILQAIDHIDLSDVDLLIIENVGNLVCPAAFDLGEDYRVTLLAATEGDDKPKKYPRMFLTSELMVVSKADLLPYVPFSVEAATIDAREVNAKLDVISLSSITGEGIDQWCDWLKSKVNQKKNNKIASNT